The sequence acagagacgaaagcagcaaactcgccttttccgggacaaaaagcgccgcctggaagagtcggagagagaggagatggagatgctgtatcgttctcaggatacacgggcgttctacaggaagctgaatgactctcgcaacggcttcatgccgcgagccgaaatgtgtagagacaaggaaggtggcatcctgacggacgaacgtgaggtgatcgaaaaGTGGAGGCAGCACTACGATGAACATCTGAATAGTGCACAGGCGGACAATCAGGCGTTGGAGGAGGAAGATTATGTCAGTGTTGCAGCCGACGGAGATGTACCAGTGCCCTTtatgaacgaggtcaaggaggctatccaacagctcaagaacaacaaagcagctggtaaggatggtctaggagcagaactcttcaaaaggggaccggagaaactgacggaatgcatgcaccgaataatcgaagagatctggaacagagaacagctaccggaggagtggaaggaaggggtcgtcaccccgatatacaagaaaggtgacaaattggactgtgcaaactacagggcaatcacagtgtcaaatgccgcctacaaagtgttatcccagatcctgttccggcgcctatcaccactggtaaatggatttgtcgggagttatcaggccgggttcatcaacggcagatcaacaaacgaccaaatcttcactatacggcaaatcctccaaaaatgccgtgaataccgggtcccgacgcatcatctgttcatcgacttcaaagccGCATACGACACGGTTGACCGTGTAGAGCTAGggaaaattatggacgagaacggcttccctgggaagctgacaagactgattaaggctacgatggatggtgtacagtgttgtgtcaagattgcgggcggtttctctgaaccgttcgaatcacgtaggggattaagacaaggtgatgggttgtcctgcctgctgttcaacatcgcacttgaaggagttatgcgaagagcgcggttcaacatgcggggcacgattttcacgaggtccggacaattcgtgtgcttcgctgatgacgtggatataatcggtagaaacaaggagacggtagcagatctgtatacccgactaaagcgcgaagcggcacgagtaggactgaggataaatgtgtctaagacaaagtacatgctggctggcggaactgaatgcgataggcaacgtctgggcagcagtattacgatcgacggcgacgagttggaggtggttgacgagttcatctatcttggctcaatagtgactgcggacaacgacaccagccgggaaatcaggaggcgcattatatccggaagtcgtgcctactatggactccacaaaacattgagatccaggaaacttcacccccgcacgaagtgtaccatgtacaaatcactgataagaccggtggttctctacgggcacgaaacgTGGACAATGCTCGAGGGGGAACTGCAAGCACTCGAAGTCTTCGAAAGGAGGGTGCTGAGAACGATCTTCGGTGGTGTGCAGGAGAATGGAGTGTGGAGGAGAACCACGAACTAGCGCAACTCTACGGTGAGCCAAGTATCCGGAAAGCAGCCCAGGCTGGAAGGGTACGGTGGGCGGGGCATGTCGTgagaatgccggacaacagccccaccaagttggtgttcacctctaatccggcaggtacaagacaaagaggagcgcagcgttcacggtggctggaccaagtggagcgaaacctggatagtatcgggcgccgacgtggttggaggcaagcagccatggatcgagttacatggagaagaattgttgatcagataaaatcttaaaagatgtaatatcagaaatatatataaaaataaagataatgaaccgaaaattgacatcataagagacaaagcacggctacgcttttcatttgacaaacatcattaaaaataaattcgaatgtgaatttggaacaccatctaacgaaaatctgaaaaaaatattttgttcaaccactttgatcaatttgtttcataggtataacaacacaagctgtatttatttacctaaatattataaataaaactattttttgcaACAATTCGATAGAAAGTTTCTtcttaagaggtttgattcacacgtgttttttcatgcagtttaaattctgaaacacaaaatctaaACTGAAGCAgagaacgcaagtaaacacgttattttaggcgtcgtcgtttttcaaaaacacaatTCAATTTCAATGATTCTGACTAAAATAAGTTCATCGTGCTTTTTACTGAACTTATGTTGCAAATATTaacatcgttgcaaaaatcacatatAACGCCTAGaggtgtgcaaaacagctcattttggtgaacagctccgaaccgatcagcacaccaaagtgaatcgattcgatgtatcagcttcattttgtgcgccgtttctCTTATGCaacggttttctttcatatgtatgatcgaaattgaatcattgatttgcaatgatgcaatgaatgcaatgcgaattaatttatctttaattgatgtcgacaaAATTAAATCTCTTcgagagccgaagatccgatcagctcgtagcgtgtttcCTTCGTCATGATGcggtgaactgggtagcaaatgagtgagctggtgagctgcggttcttttgaaaagagctgtgagctgtcagctcacttcaatgattcaattcactggaacagctcaggagcgaattgcccatatcTAAAAcgtctgaatttatgttgcaaaaattaccatcgtagcagaaacacgcctaaagttatacccaacaacgtcaagtgcgttacgtttaaatttcagtgaaatcagtccaaatagatcatgatccgagaagttttaatcatggtgtattatcataacaagaaagtatattattttccccaaatcatgacacgttttgctcatttttagTATTCTAATTTTACCCATGTATGTAATTCACTGAAAACTCTTTAATATCCAGATGCATGACAGTTCTCATGGACAATACAAGTAGTAAAAATTTGGCTATTCATAAAAATACACTACAACTTTATAAGTTCCTATTCAATATGCAAGGAAAAGTTTCTTAGAAGAATGccttagtaatattaatgaaaacatgagttatatgagaaaagcaataaTATTCTTATGAATTTATAGTTTCCAAATTCATACAGCCAAATGTGAGAAGATTTTAAGAAATTTTGATTTGTTGTATCCTCTTCTTGTCAACTTATGACTTATACATTGCTATATGTTTCAGATACAACAATTTACCGAATATGTTTGTACACTTCTCAAAAGGGGCCTTGAAAATCCAAAAATACGACATGTCAGTTATACTTAGTCACGTCATCCAATTATGGATAATGACATTACCCTCCCGTCTTTTATTAGATTTCCAGATTTTGTGAGTATATTTGATTTCTGTGCATTGTAATAACGTTATGATTTTGTGCctttaaaagttcatttcatacTGAATCCAGTAATTATAAATTGCTTTAGATTAcgtggaaaataaaataattattgtgTCCCGAAAATGAATTGTCACATATTTTTCCACTTGAAATTCTTGAAGCATTCCTAAATATTGACATCTATATTTCTATTCAACTTTTTATCACTTGTTAAAACTAGATTTACTTTCAATTTAAGCAAAACGTTCATTATATGCAGCGAAACAATCAAATAGACTCTAAAATCAGTTTCAACATAAATTATTTGGTACTGCAGGGCGTCAAGTTTCGAgacatatttgaaaaaataaatgcattttgcgaactcgacgaactgagtccaatcatgattaaaataaacttagatTCTTCAGTGGtatagcataaatcaaataaacatagatttcccagtgtaatactaatgtagttgagcaacccgtgacagcaaaagcaccgtctggtggagaatgggtgcgtaaatgctcctaaaatgcatgcataaagttgcctgcgcatttaacaaaaccacagtagctaatggaaaaaagtacacccgtttctcactagaggtgctgttagtgtcaccgtacagtcggaaatctatgtttatttgatttatggttatagtaatgtagttgcatgaaattgcctgcgcatttaacacaaccacagtagcataaatcaaataaacataggtatcccactgtacggtgacactaacagcacctctagtgagaaacgagtgtacttttttccattagctactgggGCTGGGTTAAATGCGCAGgtaactttatgcatgcattttaggattgtttacgcacccattctccaccagacggcgcttttggtgtcacgggttgctcacctaaattactattacactggaaaatctatgtttatttgatttatgacagtagctaatggaaaaaagtacacccgtttctcacttgcagcgctgttagtgtctccgtacaatgggaaatctatgtttatttgatttatggttcaATGGTTCATGACACtaggccctccggacctcggttcacaagtcgattttcacagtgatttcataatgtttctacatgagaaagccaaaaatcgatttttctgtTCTGACACACTAGATGACCCTTTTAAAGCATGAATTGTTTTCGGCAACGTAATCGTTCAATGATGACATTGTTTAATCTAAGGATATTAGGAAGACATCTTTATCTTTGGATTAAAATCACTGATCCAAACAGTTTCATTGTAAAATCAAGTGCAATTGTCTCTATCAACAGTAACACACATTGTAGTTGGatgcaaaaattttcttttacaaGAAGTATGaatcgcgaggtggcattagcagtttaaCATAATCTACTAATGCACAAGCAATGGAAACCTGCAAAAATACTTCCAACATCAACTTCAATAATAACAGCAACAGTTACAACGGCTACAATTCAACCTAGAATCAATGGACGATAGGGCGAAGAGTGAATCAATAGATCCACAATCCTCGCTGAAAGGTAATGAGATTGCTGCTACCCAAAGAAAAAGGGTATCGAAGAGGAGCAGTAATAAAACATACAGTGAAATAATTACACGAAAATAAGATAAGCCGGCTCCGTTATACACTAAGGTTTGTTTTTACGTGAGGGTTatgtaccgtgttaaaaaaattgcggaaaccgtgcaaaaaaaccgCGAGAAAAATTGTAtataataattccaaaaaccatagattttattatttgtttgttttgtttctcaTAAAATGTAACTGTTACTTCATAATAGAATCTGAAATCTAAAAACCAGCCTGAAGTTACGAAAAATGTCTAGTCATCCTCGATAAAACACTTTGGATGACAAGTTAAaataaaatactgtactgctcgatatgatgaagattTGAAGAGATCAGTAAATCCGACTAGTTCTTCGACTCTACGAAATTCGATGATATCAGCtaagatgaatgggggtaccgtcaCTGTAAAAGTGTTTTCGCTTCGTGTAgcagaaaaaattaaaaccaccaTAAGAATTGTTCAAGTGCCATTTACAGTGCAATATTGAGCATCGAAAAATCTTGCAAACACCCGAATGCTTTTTAGAGAGATCTTATCACTGTAACGATTTAATCAGAGTGTCCCGGATGTTAAAAATACTTGCGGAGATGCTCGCTGTAGTACTTACTATCACGCAAAATCCGGGAGGACGTATGCATTTGCACATATAAAAGCATACTATGCAGAACCTGTTTTCAGTAGTATATTGACGAGCAATATGTTTGGTATGTATGCGACCTTGAACAAACAAGAAGAATTTAATAATAACTTTCACTGATACCTCTTAGATCTATTTTTAGCACTTTCAGTGTTAACGTATGGAAGTTTACTTGTAGCAGCAGAGGAAAACCATTACAATGTGATTACAATTCGAGATATTCGATGCCCTCGAGTCGATGACCCAATGACACCGTATCTCTTGCCTCACATGAATGATTGTTCCAAATTTTTATCATGTTATAGTGGATTAGCGTATGAACTTATTTGTCCAGAAGGACTTCATTTTGGAGTAGAAAAAAGCCGCTGTGATTATCCTGAGGATGCGAAATGTTCTACCGTGCGGCCAGCCAGCTATCATAGCTCTCAAGATGATCCTTCTAAAGATATGAGTGACAATAATCAGCCTCAATTTGATTCTCGGTACAATGATTATGCGTGGCAACAATGGAAAATACAGCAAGCACCTATGCAAACTCATTCTCAGCAAGTTAGTCGAGACCGTAATACTGCATCTGAATATCAAGCCTCGTCTAACCATGCAATTGATCGTCGAATGCCTGAAAATCAGAACAACGACCGAATTAACTACGACTTACAAAGTCAATCTATGCAACAATTCGTCGGTTTCTCGTATCCTTATATAAAACCTCACGAAAATGGACTATGGAATAATAAACCACAACTGAGCGATCCACAGCAATTCCAGAGCAGCTCAGACCACAAACCATCCCAGAGCCAACAGTCGATACATAAAAAACCTCAATCATTTGTCGATAGATCAGACTCATTTGATAACAACGCACATGGCAATCAAGCTGAAGTATATCAAACTGTTGATCAAATGGTTCCCACTGGAATTTTAGCACAGAACATGAACACTAGAAAGCCACAGAATAATCAATATCTACATCCACTAACTGATATTCATACAAACATATACGACAGAAATGGTCAGTTCCATGGATCACTAGATCAGAGTCATCAGTCATTGGAGCATGACCAATCGCAAGTACCCGTACGGCAGCTTTCTATTGAGCAAGTGCCACCTCAGAGACTTCCATCACATCAGAAGCCCAAACCTAATCATCAACTTACTATCCAACAAGAACAACTCCAAATAGAACCCATAAAACCAATTACACGTGAGCGCAATAATCATAATCATGTTTCAAATCCATTACAACATGATCAATGGCAGTCTAATGCACAGATCCCTACTGAGCTTCATAGAAAACCTCAGATCGAACAACCTCATTTATATCCAAAACCATCGCTACCATCCTTTAATCAATTGGAGCATCTTCATTTCGATACACAAGACAGTAGATTCCCGGTACTTGGAACCCCAGAACAAATGCACTTTTATCATGAACAACAATCCAGCGCAGGACAGATACCACATGATCGGTCTCCTGTTGTAGAATTACCACAGCATAATAAACCCGAAAAAATCCCACCGGCTTACAGACTCAAACCAAATCAACCGAATCAACAGCAGCCACCACAACAAGTCAATGTTCCTTCAGGGGTCAACAGACCAAACAGGCAGCATTTTGAGCGAGATTCGGACGTTGAAGATGTTGTTGTAGTACCCGGAATCCCCGATGCCAGATGTCCTCGCTTTGATAACCCAAAGCGACCCGTACATTTTCCTGTTCGTGGAAATTGTCAACAGTTTGTGAAGTGCTTCGGTGGAACAGCCTACACAATGGATTGTCCTGGCGGATTGGAATTCAATGCTCAGGGAAACCGTTGCGATTATCCGGAAAACGCACGATGCTCGTTAACATAGCAATATGCTTTTATACGAAAGTTTTATTATAATCAGGTAATAAAAATGGCATAAAGTACATGAGTTTAATTGATCAATTGTTTGTATTCTCCATACGAGGAAAATGGATTGAAGCGCACCTCTGGCCTGTTTTGGCCCGTTTCTATTTTCAACATGTAATGGTCACCACATTAATTTAGCAGCCACATTGTTTAGTGGGGCAAAACTTGATTTGCCGCCACCCTCCCTCGTttgttcagtgagcaaaaaaaaaaaatgtttcctcaACTCCATcgatttggcgagcaaaaaatagGTTCCAAAGATTCAGACTCCTTTCCGCTGCGCCCAAGGTTGCATTGAGATTCAAATATTATTAACTAAGACGGCTAAAAAAACTGGAGACTTTTAGCAAGAACTGCGGTAGTTGAAACAGTATGATTGTAATTTTTGATTTACACAGAATGTCTCTTTCCATCCAATTTTTGAGTTACTTATCGCAAAGCAACGCAGCTTATAGCTAGGTAATGCATCAGCTCTAAAATAATCGTAcactgaattttaatgtaatcatATATTGAAATTTGATTGCACATCAATCGTGTGAGCGGGAAAAAATTACAGCATTTCAATTGGGTAAAAAAATGGTGCATTATAGTTCCGAGTATACTCTGATAATCCATATATTACTAGCATGTTTGACAAAATATTGACAGTGTAAGGTGGCGTCGTTAACATGGTTtacatcagaccctgtcagcttggagtgatatcagtcttcagttcagcaacgccatcgcacggcatcacattcaacatatcatgtcaattgtatgggtgcgcagtgccaTGTACTGCTATGTACTAGATTCGATGCCGtctcgcctgagggcaccatgctcgcaaaaaaatatgtttccaatgatttgttcgggaaatttgagagctggatatcttgtcaatatgatgtctttgttaaCATGGAACTCGTATCAATTATCAATAGCAGAGGAATGCACCACAATTTGAATCATGTATTCGTGCATGTTTATTGTTTCCAGAAAAAGGTGTACCCAATTTGATCGGAAAGCTGAAATTACAAGAGAATAAAATCctggttgaaaaaaatataattttgccCTACTCATAcacaaaggttatgcaatcactgcgcaaaccgacttttgaaccaaggcccggaaggccgagtgtcatataccattcgactgcgtgtgcgtatgtatgtgtatgtgtgtatgtaacgttttcttgcactaacttttctcttaGATggtaaaaccgattttcacaaacctagattcaaattaaaggtcttgtggtcaaaAAATTCATTAATAATGTTTAGATCCGACATCCGGCTCCGCAATTATGGGGCAAAATGTGCATGGTGttaaaaaaattcctgaatttaatcttGATCCgttattctttgtaatcgcatcacttaagaacggatggacggatttacaagattctttttttgttcgatcagtttctacccccaccgggttcgtactaCAAAAAATTAGGGCAAATCCACcggaaaagtgtgaaaaatttatgtggttattttgtatggaaaatgaaATGGAAATGACATTGAAAAAGTTGTCCAATGGAAATGCCATTGAAAATAGTTGTCGTTAATGGTTAACCATcagttaccataaattgagCGATCTCTCGTTATTGACAAAAACAATCTTCTTGATAATGATAGAAATTGTTTTCTGGTGCAACACTGTTCAAGTTGTTACgagctagttaccaaggagccccaGCATTAACCGATACATGCACAAGTATGTATTTGTAAAGAACTTCGGTACTCATGACGTGTTCGTATTTTCAGATTCATCAAGAGTAAACTttgcaaaatagaaaaaaaactttatcctTCAGTTTGATGTGGACGAAAAGTTATATCTGCTGCTGAATTAACACATTTATGAGAATTGTCAATGTCTAGATCATAGAATTTTGTTTATCCATTTGATATAATCATTGCTCACTGCTATTTTTCGATGAAACTTTTTGCTTCCAAAAAGAACATAATTAGtgttcaaattttcatattaatcATTCAGAGATATATGCTATGTTTCAGCACCTGCGCTGATGCTCGAAATGTATCGTATTCATCTGAATGATCAATGTGGGCGTGGACTAtgggcacagactaacagacatgatactatgagtaaattcttctaaaaataaattttcgtggagcactagttccacctatattgaactgcaCGAACTATTTagtatcggtacaccccttgtgttatgtaaacgttttttactagttggcttccctcgtttgtcaacaaagATCAGCTGctcgcagagatgccagattttaTCAAGCTttgtataatatttgaaaaaaatcgtcgcAACAAATTATAGGATTACGtttatatatttaacttttttagagaTGTTTGAAAGGAACGATTCAATTTTCTCGACGTTGTTCAGAAAAAATGACTTCTCAGGTAGGTAAAactaattattttttgtggtaTAGCTGTAATGCTTATTCCTTTTAGTTAGTTTTTGGCACGGAATTATCGGGCCCAATGAAAAATGAACTTGTAGTCATCTACgctatttttgattgtattgATGATTTTCACCCGGAACACTGGTGGCaggccagaagcaagtaaatatcatAACAGAacatgggttcgattttgtattgcgttggaggatgagaagtaggcagaaatctgtatttagttttggcaatatgtattaaatctgtatcctgcatgaaatccgcatggacgtataaaatcagtacattacagatagttctgtatgaatggcaactctgttggtaaataaaaaaataaacacagtccagATGACCGACTGATTGATTTtggtagggtaacgtggcgccatcatgacatatgcgagtactgtcccaactaaaggaatattcggaaTGACCATTGAAATGATTAAAGAATTTAATTTGAGTGTCTTGTCTGTtagtttagttagttagtttagTTAGTGTTATTTTGAAAGCAGAGTATTtcctcgaaaattaaaattttataaacTGAGGAGTGATCCCAAGAGTTACATTTGACATAACATGTATTGCTTATTTTTGCCAAAGCAGTTGCTCAGAAGTATACTTTTTCTCGAATAGATTCCAAATACTATAATAAAACGTAAATAGaggaaatgaaaaagaaaacttATGTTATTTGCTGATGCAACTCGATGATGTTATTGCAAGATTTTAATTGATTATATGATTGTTGATTGGTCATCGATGTTTGTGGGCATCATAGTGTTAGTAATTAGAAGCCATATATTTGTAACAGAGAATATATACCCCTTCTTATTACTTTCTTCTTGCGTTTAGAAAATACTCATTAGTTATATTGAAATTATCCAAGATCCAGTCATAGATATGAAATGTTGGTATTGATGATAATGCTGCTCGTGATATCGTAAATAATCTGCGAGATTAATTCTGAGTGAACGATATTATTTTATTGCAAAAGGGACTATGTTGCTCTCCATAATCACTAAAACGTTCCATAgcctgcaattgaattttatttggatccgacttccggttccagagtttcagggtaatatatgaaaattagcggaaatcaatcaatcaaatttctcggaaacggcctaaccgaatttcacaaactaagattcgaacgaaaggtcttatagtttccttttCTAGAACCTTTTATCCagagccgacttccggttccagaactaaagtgtgataagtggaaaattaccaatttcatgagtattttttcacatcaaaaacaggtacaaatcccataaaactgttagataaattcttctagtttgcagagcttgttagtttgtgggcatataaacttaattcggcactgctggtccccccttttcttGATCCGAAAAATCCAAAAgttgtgaagaaaaactccaaaagtagaactcatttcgatttctcagtgacgcttgaacagattttcacaaatcttaaaTTAAAActcacattgtctcaaaagccactgtgaaattttatccggatccgacttccgtttcagcagttacagggtgatgagtgtcaaaactttcaaaccggtaTATAGAATGGCAATACAATACCTTGTAAcgtggaaaaagaaaacacaacacgaatgATGTGTGCttcgttctatttcgtacacgctataaaaaaacgaaacggttaagAATGTCTGCTACTGACGtttgattttgttgaaaaacagtgctacggttgataaaaatcttagctattttatgataagtgcgaccgaaagaataaaataatgtcaatgaatataaatttatttgaaaaaaataaacatatattGGAATTCCAAGCTTCGCGATgtaaatgcaattttcacagccggtagagCAGTAATGCCGTgctggtggtgtagtgatgtcaattataaaaataataataatcctactacatattttatgctgctgattcatactgtttagcttgacttacatatgcaaaagtaaaaaaaaaacgcaagttCGCTTCTTGTGTtacatttcgtttaattggttcaatAGAAATAGagcagtctaggtttaactatgttcaaaactgttccaatttgtagctgacaaaccaactttggctattccggtcatctgtatCCGATTTCGAAAGTATTGGAAATAATGATCATAAACTGCAAAAagtatctcactcactttttttcaagatttaaatcgattttcacaaacttatagattcaaagaaaaagtcttacagtttcatacggaatttctggattgttgtggatactacttc comes from Malaya genurostris strain Urasoe2022 chromosome 3, Malgen_1.1, whole genome shotgun sequence and encodes:
- the LOC131438792 gene encoding uncharacterized protein LOC131438792; translated protein: MFDLFLALSVLTYGSLLVAAEENHYNVITIRDIRCPRVDDPMTPYLLPHMNDCSKFLSCYSGLAYELICPEGLHFGVEKSRCDYPEDAKCSTVRPASYHSSQDDPSKDMSDNNQPQFDSRYNDYAWQQWKIQQAPMQTHSQQVSRDRNTASEYQASSNHAIDRRMPENQNNDRINYDLQSQSMQQFVGFSYPYIKPHENGLWNNKPQLSDPQQFQSSSDHKPSQSQQSIHKKPQSFVDRSDSFDNNAHGNQAEVYQTVDQMVPTGILAQNMNTRKPQNNQYLHPLTDIHTNIYDRNGQFHGSLDQSHQSLEHDQSQVPVRQLSIEQVPPQRLPSHQKPKPNHQLTIQQEQLQIEPIKPITRERNNHNHVSNPLQHDQWQSNAQIPTELHRKPQIEQPHLYPKPSLPSFNQLEHLHFDTQDSRFPVLGTPEQMHFYHEQQSSAGQIPHDRSPVVELPQHNKPEKIPPAYRLKPNQPNQQQPPQQVNVPSGVNRPNRQHFERDSDVEDVVVVPGIPDARCPRFDNPKRPVHFPVRGNCQQFVKCFGGTAYTMDCPGGLEFNAQGNRCDYPENARCSLT